The genomic window AATAGTTGTAAGATGCCATCGGTTTTGATCCACTCACTACATTTATTTTAATTCTATTGGTTGTAGGATTTTTTAATAGACCAAAAGTCCGGTTGCCGTAGCCCCAATTATACATATTCTGGCGGTAATATTCTTGGGCAGCCAACAGAAATTCACTTATTCTTCTTTCATATTCAGGTCGCGCAGAGACATCCGAAGGAATGAAATAAACTACATTCAGGTTATAGGGCAAACTCGATTGGTAGGCTCCTATAGTGGTCTTACCGGCTATAGGTTCTGACTTCGGAATTTCATTTTCAAAGAAATCTTCCGTGCAGCTAATGGAGCATAGAAAAATGCTCATCAATAATGATTTAAAAAAAACTGTTTTCATAATTTTTTTGTGTTTGGATTAGTGCGACAAAGATTTAAACTTGAGGGTATGAAAACAAGAAAACTCACGTTAATAATGATTAATGAAAAAAAGATTATCGTTATAAAATGTTAATTTAATTTTTTATAATTAATTGATTATTAGTAATTTTTAAAAATAATTATGTTAATCCAAATTTGGACTTGAATGCATTTTTTGATATTAACACTTTTTTTTATCTCAGAGATTTTTAGCTTAAATCACAGCAAAAAAAGAAGTTTTTAAGTAGATATGCAGTAGAAGAATTTGTAGTCGCTTACAAAAGAATTGCCCTTATTTTATTAAACCCTTGATAAAAAAGAACCAAAGCAAAAAAAATTGCTTTGGTCTGATGGTTTTGTCTTATTAATTTTGATAGAAACTTATTTAAGTGCCCCGATCTCGGCCATCGCGATATATGGTTCGCCATCATAACTGCTGTTGAAAACAATACGGATATACCTGCAGGCCAATGCCTGAGAAAATAAAACATTTTGTTTATAAGCCACCTTTTTAAGGTCATAATTTCCGCGATGAGTCCATCCTTCGGCGGTGCTGGCGCGGGTGTAGACACTAATGTTTTTGGCATTTCGGGCAAGACCTTGATGTTGGGTGAAAACCAGTCCCCAGATATAATCTGCAGCCCCCATATTAATATCATAAAAATAAGGGAACGTTTGCGCCTGGCCCGGAACCGGATCGGTTTGTAACACACCCGGACTGTAATTGGTATGCCAGTAAGTATTAAGGTTGCCGTCTATAGCAAAAGATGCGGGATAGGCAGGGTATGCCGAGCTGCTGCTGATTGTCCAGCCCGTTCTGCTCACTTCCGTCTGAAAATCCATTTTAGGAATTCCGTTTACGATAGGGAAATTATAGACTTTATAGACCGCACCGCCGTCCGGAAACTGAGCCTGAATTATAAACTGATAATCTGTGTTGGTATAATACAGATCCGAAATATCTACATAGGTACTGAAGGAATTGACCAGATTGCCATCTGCAACAGAGGAAACCGCATAGTATTGATTATTCGGACTGAAGTAAGTATTAATCGCATTAATGGGCTGACTTGTAGTATATGTTCCCCAAATCCTTATTCTTCCGTTTTCGAAGCTGTGGTAAAGTTGGTTAATAGTAAAACTTTTATTTCCCCCATAGAAAGGTTTTGCGGTAGTTGCAAAAACCTGAATATTATTTAGTATAGCACAACTCGATTTGGTGAGGATGGTTGAAGAATATCCATAGGTTGAATTTCCCCAGCTCATAAGCGATGTTCCGTAGCCGGGAACATTTTGCTGACTTTTGGGCAGAGCATCATGCGGAAGTCCCAGACCATGTCCCAGCTCATGAAGAAAGCCGCCCATATACCATTTTACAGTTGTTCCTTCCGGTGTATTTTTGTTAAAATTCTGATAGTCCCACGCTTCGTTATCACCCACAAAACACGATGTACCATTTCCTACAAAAGGAATAGGTGTTTCCGGAGTAGGCACGGCAGTAAAAACAATCGTATGTTCACTGGTTTTATCGGAAGGGTGGGCTGCAAACCAGGCATTCACCTCAGATAAAATCGGATGATAACTGGAAGCCGAATACGTAGACATGGGATTTGCCGCATGAACGATAGTAATTTTAACCCGGTTTGTTAATGGGTTTTTCAATACTCCAAACGTGCGGTTACTGTAGCCCCAATTATGCATATTCTGACGGTAATATTCCTGCGCAGCTAAAATAAATTCGCTAATTCTTCTCTCATATTCCGGACGCATCTGAACATCCGAAGGTACAAAATATACCACATTCAGGTTATAAGGCTGGTCAGACTGATAAATTCCGGAGGTAACTTTAGCACTGTTTTGAGTGTCGGTTTTTAATGCAATCTCAGTTTCTAATAAATCTTGTTCACAACTGGTAAACAGCAATAAAAGATTGAATAATAAAATGTTCAAAAAAAATGTTTTCATAATTTCTGTGCTTAAATTTGATTTAAACAAATATTTAAACTTGCATTACGAAAACAATGAAAAGTATCGTTAATAATAATTAATTAAAAAAAGGCTACGGTAAAAAATTGTTAATTTTTATTTTTGTATCGTGTTGGTTTTTAATGGATTAAAATATTATTATGTTAAATCGGATTAATGATAGAAATAATGAAATTTTTTCAAATTGAATACAATACATTATAATTGCTGATTTTTCAAGCTTTCCCCATATAATTTCGAGTCACTCCATTTGGCGTGCTTAGACGGACTGATTTTATACCCCTTTCTATAAGCATACACTTTGGTATATTCTGCACCGAAGAAAATGAGCATACATGAATAATTGATCCACATCATAATCAAAATAATCGTTCCTGCCGTACCGAAAGCCGAAGTAGGTTTTGTCGTTCCGAAATAAAGACTCAACAGGAATTTCCCCAGCGTAAACAAAGCTGCTGTAAGAAAAGCGCCTTTCCATACGGGCTTCCAACTGACTTTTACATCCGGAAGAACTTTAAACATCAATGCAAAAAGCAACATTACGAATCCGAAGCCTACCGCAAAATTCACCAATTCTACGAGCATATAGGTTTCAAAGCCGAAGTATCGGGTGATAATTTTATTAAAAACACTGATTAATGAAGACAGAATCATCGTAATCATCAATAAAAATCCCAAAATCAGAATCATTCCCAATGAATTGACCCTGTCCAGAAGGAATTTTACCAACGCTTTTTTCG from Chryseobacterium wanjuense includes these protein-coding regions:
- a CDS encoding discoidin domain-containing protein; amino-acid sequence: MNILLFNLLLLFTSCEQDLLETEIALKTDTQNSAKVTSGIYQSDQPYNLNVVYFVPSDVQMRPEYERRISEFILAAQEYYRQNMHNWGYSNRTFGVLKNPLTNRVKITIVHAANPMSTYSASSYHPILSEVNAWFAAHPSDKTSEHTIVFTAVPTPETPIPFVGNGTSCFVGDNEAWDYQNFNKNTPEGTTVKWYMGGFLHELGHGLGLPHDALPKSQQNVPGYGTSLMSWGNSTYGYSSTILTKSSCAILNNIQVFATTAKPFYGGNKSFTINQLYHSFENGRIRIWGTYTTSQPINAINTYFSPNNQYYAVSSVADGNLVNSFSTYVDISDLYYTNTDYQFIIQAQFPDGGAVYKVYNFPIVNGIPKMDFQTEVSRTGWTISSSSAYPAYPASFAIDGNLNTYWHTNYSPGVLQTDPVPGQAQTFPYFYDINMGAADYIWGLVFTQHQGLARNAKNISVYTRASTAEGWTHRGNYDLKKVAYKQNVLFSQALACRYIRIVFNSSYDGEPYIAMAEIGALK
- a CDS encoding YihY/virulence factor BrkB family protein translates to MRKHVNFFWETLKETFSEWNNSSAMKDSASLAYYAIFSIPGLLIIIIWIAGYFFGEEAIRGEISKQISGVMGPEVSKSIEDMIAGALIDKHNVIMKAVGVGALIFGSTTLFFQLQHSLNSLWDVKSAPKKALVKFLLDRVNSLGMILILGFLLMITMILSSLISVFNKIITRYFGFETYMLVELVNFAVGFGFVMLLFALMFKVLPDVKVSWKPVWKGAFLTAALFTLGKFLLSLYFGTTKPTSAFGTAGTIILIMMWINYSCMLIFFGAEYTKVYAYRKGYKISPSKHAKWSDSKLYGESLKNQQL